The genomic DNA GGCAgattcatataaaaaaatagttaatgTATTTCTATaattggtccttcgaaccggattttGTCCGCATTTGTGTCCGTTGCAGattcaaattatgaaatatggcggattcaaataaaaataagtatatactaaaataatctTGTGTTCTTGAGGCTATTGACGATGGATGAAGAACTTTTGAACGCGCCAACGGCAAAGTGTCACCTCAAATCGATACTCTCACGAAGTGCTCTCATTGCTTAAAATAGCCAATTAATTAACACGACCAAGGCAGAGTTGCCAACGAACCCTGGCCGCGGCCCAAGAGTGATGCCAACTCGTCTGCCGCTGAAATAGATGCAATAACGTCGTGTACTTCAATTGTTTTATGGTATTACTTTACTGTAGGAAGTTTCTTGTTTATTTCGTTTGTGAATGAAGTTGTGAACGTAAGGTAAGTCGGAAAATGTTTAGGTATTTCTTGTGACGTGTTTGGTAAATATAAACAGTGCACGACATGCGTAATTCGATGCATATGCGTTCTGTTTTGCTGCTAGTGGTATAGTTCGTATCAAAACATTAGAAAAACAtcaaaattaatgaataatttCGATGTAAGTGCAATCTTAATTATTCGTCTTGTTAATTGAAATACTTACTCATAAATGTGTAGTTAGCGTAGTATGCTGTGATTTGTGGTTACAAAAACAGTTACAGATCAAGTTcctacattttattaaattatctcAATAGAAATTCATTTGAAAGCTACGTAATTCATGACatatttttactgataaatggaagttttGAAAACTATCTACAAAGTAggatatataatatttaattataatttattagtacctacattataatgcaataaatattatataggcAACTTTGAATCCCGATTGATTACATCCCCATTTCCAGTGCCAATCAACGTATAAAAATGAGTTCCCAAAAAATGCGCACCAACCTCAAGCTCTCCAGGCTCCTATACAAATACACAGAAGAGAAAAAAGAGGAAAAACCAATAGAAGATAGCCCAAAGCTGGTAGAAGAAGAATACGAATCCTATCCACCTTACAACTTCTCATGGTTCATAGAAAATAAGGTTGCCGCTATGGGCTGGCCGCAAACTGTGGCCAATTTAAACTACTTGGCAGACGCCGGGGTTGACCATTTGATTACGCTGTCCCCTGAGCGGAGACCACCGATATTGGATTGCAAGAAGAAGCTAAAATGGACCGAGATCAGGATAAAAGAGTTTGGGACGCCGACGTTGAGACAGATTATCAAGTTTATTGAGATTTGTGAGCGGGCGGAGATCAGGGGAGAGGTAtgtaaattacacattttatataTACGTAAAGTATTGCGTATAAACACTATTgtgtaaaacataaataggtATGGCACAGAATTAGCAGTACGAAAAAACCCTTGGGAAAAAGGGATTTTTTCCTCTACTTTTCTTTTTTATTGTTACAATAATCAACAAACAAACCGCTACCTATGGACGTTTGCAATATATCAATCGccatttatttctttttttttcagcaTACATAAAAATTACAGTGTTTACCAAAGCGCCACCCAATCATTCAAGCTACATGAAAGAGCTTTGttattgctattttattttatcaggcGCCTTTTTTCCACAGCTAATCATAAATTAAGGTCTCATATAAGAAGTTGTGTAGTAGACGGTAGCCATAGccacattaatttaaattactgaATAAATAGGTAGGGCGCATTTGATAAATATTCGGCTTCAGGTGTCCGAAGACCGAACTCTAGATATAAGTGTTGACGACACAGTCACCGAGGCAATCATTTTCACGTTTCACAATAAGCCCAAGTACTTTGAGATCAGTCTGGTCGGTATTAAAATAGGCCTCCCTCATCGTGGAACTAATGCTAAGTTACCGTGGTTTCGCAGGTGATCGGCGTGCACTGCCGGCACGGGCGCGGGCGCACGGGCACAATGCTGGCGTGCTACCTCGGCTGGCATGCTACTTCGTGCATTTCCGCGACATGGCGCCCGAGCGCCGTGCTCACCGTGCGCGTGCAGCGCCCAGGTCAGTGTCGTCATGGCAACGCGTGTCACGGGCGACTGGTGTGCACTGTAGGGTTGCTTACATGACATGACGTCGGAGCGTTACCGTGACGACTCAAACTGATTTTGAGGCAAATGATTATCATTTAACGTCAAAAATCTTGAACTTAGAATATTTTTGGCTAGAAAACATGTGTCTTATACTGACTAAATCCGGAATTCATTGAGTCGCTCTCATGTAAAACATAGTAATTTTCCTTTCTTACTTTTACCCTCTATGTTTGTTGTTGAAGcagatcccaggctcccatgagccgtggcaaatgccggaataacgcgaggaggatgatgatgacttttaCCCCCTGCACCCTTAACACATGTTGGCGCTAGAGTATgctgccgcgagatagatcacacatcttctaattgtattaatgacataaggacgggtagtctatctcgcggcgacatactctcgcggcaatcatgtgctagccctgctggGGTGATCAGTCAGATATCAGTTACTTTGCTATTTTACTATAAAACTAAATGGCTATCACTTTACTTTCAGGGTCCTGTG from Leguminivora glycinivorella isolate SPB_JAAS2020 chromosome 22, LegGlyc_1.1, whole genome shotgun sequence includes the following:
- the LOC125237990 gene encoding dual specificity protein phosphatase 23-like → MSSQKMRTNLKLSRLLYKYTEEKKEEKPIEDSPKLVEEEYESYPPYNFSWFIENKVAAMGWPQTVANLNYLADAGVDHLITLSPERRPPILDCKKKLKWTEIRIKEFGTPTLRQIIKFIEICERAEIRGEVIGVHCRHGRGRTGTMLACYLGWHATSCISATWRPSAVLTVRVQRPGSCETYEQEKIVCHYHDCVRGTIAKPDYRLVEDKLYFDCSMKHMFEDTDQEEDEQTTKKDKNAKKETVVKFEEDFVDRKELIKKLCEKKTNTMIINHRIYF